The Arachis hypogaea cultivar Tifrunner chromosome 16, arahy.Tifrunner.gnm2.J5K5, whole genome shotgun sequence genome contains a region encoding:
- the LOC112697873 gene encoding polyadenylate-binding protein RBP47-like → MEQSNGSDSPQQNQHKQQQPSSDNHQPQQPKQQQRQHPPAVAVPTQQWMPYPAAAMVMQHHMLPPQHYAPPHYVPYHHPYHAPAPPPPPHVAHHNHQQHQHGSGGGENKTVWVGDLHHWMDENYLHRCFASAGEISSIKVIRNKQTGLSEGYGFVEFHSHATAEKVLQSYAGILMPNTEQPFRLNWATFSTGEKSSDNVPDLSIFVGDLAADVTDSLLHETFASVFPSVKAAKVVFDANTGRSKGYGFVRFGDDSERTKAMTQMNGVYCSSRPMRIGAATPRKSSGHQGGQANGASSQSEADSTNTTIFVGGLDPNVTDEDLRQQFSQYGEIVSVKIPVGKGCGFVQFAIRNNAEEALQKLNGTVIGKQTVRLSWGRNPANKQFRMDFGGNHWNGTYYGAPVYDGYGYALPPPHDPSIYAAAYAAYPIYGGHQQQVN, encoded by the exons ATGGAACAATCCAACGGTTCTGATTCGCCGCAGCAAAACCAACACAAACAACAGCAACCGTCGTCAGACAACCATCAACCGCAACAACCGAAGCAGCAACAACGGCAACATCCACCGGCCGTTGCGGTGCCGACGCAGCAGTGGATGCCGTATCCTGCGGCGGCCATGGTAATGCAGCACCACATGTTGCCGCCGCAGCACTACGCGCCGCCTCACTACGTGCCTTATCACCATCCCTACCACGCGCCGGCTCCACCTCCTCCGCCTCACGTGGCTCACCACAACCACCAGCAGCACCAGCATGGATCCGGCGGCGGTGAGAACAAGACGGTTTGGGTTGGAGATTTACATCACTGGATGGATGAGAACTATCTCCATCGATGCTTCGCTTCCGCCGGAGAG ATTTCATCCATCAAGGTTATTCGCAATAAGCAGACTGGTCTATCAGAGGGTTATGGATTTGTTGAATTTCATTCACATGCCACAGCTGAGAAGGTTTTACAGAGCTATGCTGGAATTTTGATGCCGAACACAGAGCAACCTTTCCGCCTGAACTGGGCAACATTTAGTACAGGAGAGAAGTCCTCAGACAATGTTCCTGATCTTTCTATTTTTGTAGGAGATTTAGCTGCAGATGTTACAGATAGTTTGTTGCATGAAACGTTTGCTAGTGTGTTTCCTTCTGTTAAAGCTGCAAAAGTTGTCTTTGATGCCAATACTGGCCGTTCAAAGGGCTATGGTTTCGTTAGGTTTGGAGATGATAGCGAGAGAACGAAAGCTATGACTCAAATGAATGGCGTTTACTGTTCTAGCAGGCCTATGCGTATTGGCGCTGCAACTCCAAGGAAATCATCTGGCCATCAAG GAGGCCAGGCAAATGGTGCATCCAGCCAATCTGAAGCGGATTCTACAAACACAACT ATATTTGTTGGAGGACTCGACCCTAATGTTACAGATGAAGATCTTAGGCAGCAATTCTCTCAGTATGGTGAGATAGTATCTGTTAAGATACCTGTTGGAAAGGGGTGTGGTTTTGTCCAATTTGCAATCAG AAATAATGCTGAAGAGGCATTGCAGAAGCTAAATGGGACAGTGATTGGCAAGCAAACAGTTCGTCTTTCTTGGGGTCGTAATCCAGCAAATAAGCAG TTTAGAATGGACTTTGGTGGCAACCACTGGAATGGCACCTATTACGGAGCCCCTGTTTATGATGGTTATGGATATGCattgcctcctcctcatgatccaAGCATATATGCTGCTGCCTACGCTGCTTACCCTATCTATGGAGGCCACCAACAACAAGTAAACTGA
- the LOC112697871 gene encoding serine carboxypeptidase 1-like isoform X4, producing the protein MNLMMISLKLLLFMNLSIIIITCKANPNQQGQPEGVDFDQYAGYITLDANKGKALFYYFVESPQNSSTNPLLLWLNGGPGCSSLGFGAMEELGPFRINSDGRTLYRNPYAWNNVANVIFLESPAGVGFSYSNTSSDYAKIGDSITALDSYTFLVKWLERFPHYKTRDFFITGESYAGHYVPQLAHTILSYNNIAASNHQTVINLKGIAVGNGWIDDNLCTKGMYDYYWSHALSSDESHSGIEKNCDYVSGNFSNECIKYMNMADVEVGDIDIYNIYAPPCDSSSASKSPGNDFDPCSDHYTKSYLNLPEVQKALHAKATNWSSCSGDTDGRVPITSSRYSINALKLPVQTPWRSWYSANQVGGYVVGYKGLTLVTVRGAGHTVPSYQPQRALTMISYFLNGELPPKN; encoded by the exons ATGAATCTTATGATGATATCTTTGAAACTACTTTTGTTCATGAATTtgtccatcatcatcatcacatgcAAGGCCAATCCTAACCAACAAG GACAACCTGAAGGAGTGGATTTTGATCAATATGCTGGCTATATAACTCTTGATGCAAACAAAGGGAAAGCACTCTTCTACTACTTTGTTGAGTCACCTCAAAATTCTTCCACCAACCCTCTTCTTCTATGGCTCAATGGAG GGCCAGGGTGCTCTTCTCTGGGGTTTGGAGCAATGGAAGAATTGGGACCTTTTAGAATCAATAGTGATGGAAGAACACTTTACAGAAATCCATATGCATGGAACAATG TTGCAAACGTGATTTTCCTAGAATCACCAGCAGGTGTTGGAttttcatattcaaacacttccTCGGACTATGCTAAAATTGGCGACAGCATCACCGCCTTGGATTCTTACACATTCCTTGTGAAGTGGCTTGAGAGATTCCCACACTACAAAACACGTGACTTCTTCATAACTGGAGAAAGCTATGCTGGCCATTATGTCCCTCAGCTTGCTCACACTATTCTCTCATATAATAACATTGCAGCGTCAAATCATCAAACAGTTATCAACTTAAAAGGAATTGCG GTTGGAAATGGATGGATAGATGATAATTTGTGTACAAAGGGTATGTATGATTATTACTGGTCACATGCTCTAAGCTCTGACGAATCACATTCTGGAATTGAAAAAAATTGTGACTATGTTAGCGGTAATTTCTCTAATGAATGCATCAAATATATGAACATGGCTGATGTTGAAGTTGGTGATATTGACATATACAACATATATGCTCCACCTTGTGATTCTTCATCTGCATCAAAATCTCCT GGCAATGATTTCGACCCTTGTTCTGATCATTACACAAAGTCCTACTTGAATCTCCCAGAAGTTCAAAAGGCCCTTCATGCTAAAGCCACAAATTGGTCTTCTTGCAG TGGCGACACAGATGGTCGAGTTCCCATAACTTCATCTAGGTATTCAATAAATGCCCTCAAACTTCCAGTGCAGACACCTTGGCGTTCATGGTATTCTGCCAATCAG GTTGGAGGATATGTTGTTGGGTATAAAGGGCTCACTCTTGTAACTGTAAGAGGAGCAGGGCACACTGTTCCAAGCTACCAACCTCAGAGGGCACTAACCATGATCTCATATTTTCTCAATGGAGAACTTCCACCAAAGAATTAA
- the LOC112697871 gene encoding serine carboxypeptidase 1-like isoform X3: MNLMMISLKLLLFMNLSIIIITCKANPNQQGQPEGVDFDQYAGYITLDANKGKALFYYFVESPQNSSTNPLLLWLNGGPGCSSLGFGAMEELGPFRINSDGRTLYRNPYAWNNVANVIFLESPAGVGFSYSNTSSDYAKIGDSITALDSYTFLVKWLERFPHYKTRDFFITGESYAGHYVPQLAHTILSYNNIAASNHQTVINLKGIAVGNGWIDDNLCTKGMYDYYWSHALSSDESHSGIEKNCDYVSGNFSNECIKYMNMADVEVGDIDIYNIYAPPCDSSSASKSPGNDFDPCSDHYTKSYLNLPEVQKALHAKATNWSSCSLVGWTDSPASILPTINRLISSNLSIWIYSGDTDGRVPITSSRYSINALKLPVQTPWRSWYSANQVGGYVVGYKGLTLVTVRGAGHTVPSYQPQRALTMISYFLNGELPPKN; the protein is encoded by the exons ATGAATCTTATGATGATATCTTTGAAACTACTTTTGTTCATGAATTtgtccatcatcatcatcacatgcAAGGCCAATCCTAACCAACAAG GACAACCTGAAGGAGTGGATTTTGATCAATATGCTGGCTATATAACTCTTGATGCAAACAAAGGGAAAGCACTCTTCTACTACTTTGTTGAGTCACCTCAAAATTCTTCCACCAACCCTCTTCTTCTATGGCTCAATGGAG GGCCAGGGTGCTCTTCTCTGGGGTTTGGAGCAATGGAAGAATTGGGACCTTTTAGAATCAATAGTGATGGAAGAACACTTTACAGAAATCCATATGCATGGAACAATG TTGCAAACGTGATTTTCCTAGAATCACCAGCAGGTGTTGGAttttcatattcaaacacttccTCGGACTATGCTAAAATTGGCGACAGCATCACCGCCTTGGATTCTTACACATTCCTTGTGAAGTGGCTTGAGAGATTCCCACACTACAAAACACGTGACTTCTTCATAACTGGAGAAAGCTATGCTGGCCATTATGTCCCTCAGCTTGCTCACACTATTCTCTCATATAATAACATTGCAGCGTCAAATCATCAAACAGTTATCAACTTAAAAGGAATTGCG GTTGGAAATGGATGGATAGATGATAATTTGTGTACAAAGGGTATGTATGATTATTACTGGTCACATGCTCTAAGCTCTGACGAATCACATTCTGGAATTGAAAAAAATTGTGACTATGTTAGCGGTAATTTCTCTAATGAATGCATCAAATATATGAACATGGCTGATGTTGAAGTTGGTGATATTGACATATACAACATATATGCTCCACCTTGTGATTCTTCATCTGCATCAAAATCTCCT GGCAATGATTTCGACCCTTGTTCTGATCATTACACAAAGTCCTACTTGAATCTCCCAGAAGTTCAAAAGGCCCTTCATGCTAAAGCCACAAATTGGTCTTCTTGCAG CCTGGTGGGATGGACGGATAGTCCAGCAAGTATTCTACCAACTATAAATAGATTAATATCAAGTAACTTAAGCATCTGGATTTATAG TGGCGACACAGATGGTCGAGTTCCCATAACTTCATCTAGGTATTCAATAAATGCCCTCAAACTTCCAGTGCAGACACCTTGGCGTTCATGGTATTCTGCCAATCAG GTTGGAGGATATGTTGTTGGGTATAAAGGGCTCACTCTTGTAACTGTAAGAGGAGCAGGGCACACTGTTCCAAGCTACCAACCTCAGAGGGCACTAACCATGATCTCATATTTTCTCAATGGAGAACTTCCACCAAAGAATTAA
- the LOC112697871 gene encoding serine carboxypeptidase 1-like isoform X1, producing the protein MNLMMISLKLLLFMNLSIIIITCKANPNQQGEHLSKFIHSKRSQNNNNKNPSSSSSLEAFHSHLPQLHVDDDDDEQSKLKEDDKVEGLPGQPEGVDFDQYAGYITLDANKGKALFYYFVESPQNSSTNPLLLWLNGGPGCSSLGFGAMEELGPFRINSDGRTLYRNPYAWNNVANVIFLESPAGVGFSYSNTSSDYAKIGDSITALDSYTFLVKWLERFPHYKTRDFFITGESYAGHYVPQLAHTILSYNNIAASNHQTVINLKGIAVGNGWIDDNLCTKGMYDYYWSHALSSDESHSGIEKNCDYVSGNFSNECIKYMNMADVEVGDIDIYNIYAPPCDSSSASKSPGNDFDPCSDHYTKSYLNLPEVQKALHAKATNWSSCSLVGWTDSPASILPTINRLISSNLSIWIYSGDTDGRVPITSSRYSINALKLPVQTPWRSWYSANQVGGYVVGYKGLTLVTVRGAGHTVPSYQPQRALTMISYFLNGELPPKN; encoded by the exons ATGAATCTTATGATGATATCTTTGAAACTACTTTTGTTCATGAATTtgtccatcatcatcatcacatgcAAGGCCAATCCTAACCAACAAGGTGAACACCTCTCTAAGTTCATTCATTCAAAGAGGtctcaaaataataataacaaaaatccatcatcatcatcatcattggaaGCTTTCCATTCTCATCTTCCACAACTacatgttgatgatgatgatgatgaacaaTCTAAGCTTAAAGAAGATGATAAAGTTGAAGGTCTACCAGGACAACCTGAAGGAGTGGATTTTGATCAATATGCTGGCTATATAACTCTTGATGCAAACAAAGGGAAAGCACTCTTCTACTACTTTGTTGAGTCACCTCAAAATTCTTCCACCAACCCTCTTCTTCTATGGCTCAATGGAG GGCCAGGGTGCTCTTCTCTGGGGTTTGGAGCAATGGAAGAATTGGGACCTTTTAGAATCAATAGTGATGGAAGAACACTTTACAGAAATCCATATGCATGGAACAATG TTGCAAACGTGATTTTCCTAGAATCACCAGCAGGTGTTGGAttttcatattcaaacacttccTCGGACTATGCTAAAATTGGCGACAGCATCACCGCCTTGGATTCTTACACATTCCTTGTGAAGTGGCTTGAGAGATTCCCACACTACAAAACACGTGACTTCTTCATAACTGGAGAAAGCTATGCTGGCCATTATGTCCCTCAGCTTGCTCACACTATTCTCTCATATAATAACATTGCAGCGTCAAATCATCAAACAGTTATCAACTTAAAAGGAATTGCG GTTGGAAATGGATGGATAGATGATAATTTGTGTACAAAGGGTATGTATGATTATTACTGGTCACATGCTCTAAGCTCTGACGAATCACATTCTGGAATTGAAAAAAATTGTGACTATGTTAGCGGTAATTTCTCTAATGAATGCATCAAATATATGAACATGGCTGATGTTGAAGTTGGTGATATTGACATATACAACATATATGCTCCACCTTGTGATTCTTCATCTGCATCAAAATCTCCT GGCAATGATTTCGACCCTTGTTCTGATCATTACACAAAGTCCTACTTGAATCTCCCAGAAGTTCAAAAGGCCCTTCATGCTAAAGCCACAAATTGGTCTTCTTGCAG CCTGGTGGGATGGACGGATAGTCCAGCAAGTATTCTACCAACTATAAATAGATTAATATCAAGTAACTTAAGCATCTGGATTTATAG TGGCGACACAGATGGTCGAGTTCCCATAACTTCATCTAGGTATTCAATAAATGCCCTCAAACTTCCAGTGCAGACACCTTGGCGTTCATGGTATTCTGCCAATCAG GTTGGAGGATATGTTGTTGGGTATAAAGGGCTCACTCTTGTAACTGTAAGAGGAGCAGGGCACACTGTTCCAAGCTACCAACCTCAGAGGGCACTAACCATGATCTCATATTTTCTCAATGGAGAACTTCCACCAAAGAATTAA
- the LOC112697871 gene encoding serine carboxypeptidase 1-like isoform X2, which produces MNLMMISLKLLLFMNLSIIIITCKANPNQQGEHLSKFIHSKRSQNNNNKNPSSSSSLEAFHSHLPQLHVDDDDDEQSKLKEDDKVEGLPGQPEGVDFDQYAGYITLDANKGKALFYYFVESPQNSSTNPLLLWLNGGPGCSSLGFGAMEELGPFRINSDGRTLYRNPYAWNNVANVIFLESPAGVGFSYSNTSSDYAKIGDSITALDSYTFLVKWLERFPHYKTRDFFITGESYAGHYVPQLAHTILSYNNIAASNHQTVINLKGIAVGNGWIDDNLCTKGMYDYYWSHALSSDESHSGIEKNCDYVSGNFSNECIKYMNMADVEVGDIDIYNIYAPPCDSSSASKSPGNDFDPCSDHYTKSYLNLPEVQKALHAKATNWSSCSGDTDGRVPITSSRYSINALKLPVQTPWRSWYSANQVGGYVVGYKGLTLVTVRGAGHTVPSYQPQRALTMISYFLNGELPPKN; this is translated from the exons ATGAATCTTATGATGATATCTTTGAAACTACTTTTGTTCATGAATTtgtccatcatcatcatcacatgcAAGGCCAATCCTAACCAACAAGGTGAACACCTCTCTAAGTTCATTCATTCAAAGAGGtctcaaaataataataacaaaaatccatcatcatcatcatcattggaaGCTTTCCATTCTCATCTTCCACAACTacatgttgatgatgatgatgatgaacaaTCTAAGCTTAAAGAAGATGATAAAGTTGAAGGTCTACCAGGACAACCTGAAGGAGTGGATTTTGATCAATATGCTGGCTATATAACTCTTGATGCAAACAAAGGGAAAGCACTCTTCTACTACTTTGTTGAGTCACCTCAAAATTCTTCCACCAACCCTCTTCTTCTATGGCTCAATGGAG GGCCAGGGTGCTCTTCTCTGGGGTTTGGAGCAATGGAAGAATTGGGACCTTTTAGAATCAATAGTGATGGAAGAACACTTTACAGAAATCCATATGCATGGAACAATG TTGCAAACGTGATTTTCCTAGAATCACCAGCAGGTGTTGGAttttcatattcaaacacttccTCGGACTATGCTAAAATTGGCGACAGCATCACCGCCTTGGATTCTTACACATTCCTTGTGAAGTGGCTTGAGAGATTCCCACACTACAAAACACGTGACTTCTTCATAACTGGAGAAAGCTATGCTGGCCATTATGTCCCTCAGCTTGCTCACACTATTCTCTCATATAATAACATTGCAGCGTCAAATCATCAAACAGTTATCAACTTAAAAGGAATTGCG GTTGGAAATGGATGGATAGATGATAATTTGTGTACAAAGGGTATGTATGATTATTACTGGTCACATGCTCTAAGCTCTGACGAATCACATTCTGGAATTGAAAAAAATTGTGACTATGTTAGCGGTAATTTCTCTAATGAATGCATCAAATATATGAACATGGCTGATGTTGAAGTTGGTGATATTGACATATACAACATATATGCTCCACCTTGTGATTCTTCATCTGCATCAAAATCTCCT GGCAATGATTTCGACCCTTGTTCTGATCATTACACAAAGTCCTACTTGAATCTCCCAGAAGTTCAAAAGGCCCTTCATGCTAAAGCCACAAATTGGTCTTCTTGCAG TGGCGACACAGATGGTCGAGTTCCCATAACTTCATCTAGGTATTCAATAAATGCCCTCAAACTTCCAGTGCAGACACCTTGGCGTTCATGGTATTCTGCCAATCAG GTTGGAGGATATGTTGTTGGGTATAAAGGGCTCACTCTTGTAACTGTAAGAGGAGCAGGGCACACTGTTCCAAGCTACCAACCTCAGAGGGCACTAACCATGATCTCATATTTTCTCAATGGAGAACTTCCACCAAAGAATTAA